The DNA sequence GCGGAATTTTCGTTCGTtccgttttctttttattaaaccaaaattaattttagcgaATTAAGTTTCAGAATCCCAGCTGCATCGTTTAAACATAGTCCGAGTTTCTGAttcgttgcaattaagatacatatTTATCCTgtaattgtggtaaaaactgGGCAGGGATCGTCAAAAGAAAACGCATTGTTTTAGTTTTGCAGCGATTTTAGCGTAGcgcaagccagggaagggagcgCGTTCGAGTGTCGCGTCATCTTCATAGTGCCATGCACCTTCAATCCAGCTAGCTGCAACGTGCCTATACTCGTAGTCGCAATTATTCGAGCTCGCGTTgggataatcgcggcatcgaaaaaTGGGGCTTAAAGAGCCCATGTTATGtctcgacgccgtatgagcattcccaCGTTGCCTCGTTgctctcaataaaatattttttcttacaaaagTTCACAGCGTTAATCGAAGTTTTTTGAACATGCAGTGACAAATGATTGGCCATCATTATCAAAGTTATATTAGGTGTAAAATGTGGTATTATTCATCAGTTTTCAAGGAGGACCCCATTTCATTAAAAAGGAATGACTTTCCGggaaatattaaaatataattcttTCCAAAGCGCCTTACTTGCATTGAGTTTAATAGTGAGTTTTAATATATACCCTTTGAACGGAGCAATTGGTTGAGAAATATTCTGACGCGTCCCTCAAATGACTCTTAATTGGACGGTACTGTGCAAAAAAGAACTATAATTTTGACTTATTTTAGAAAtgacgtatgtaccattagtttctgtATGCAAGGATGTGCTTCCACGTTTGgttttcttattgcaaaatagaGTTTAATTGGAATATGACTACTTAGACTTCAGTTGTCATGGAACAGcatattcatgattttgaaggtAAATTTGAGGATTCACTGAAAATACGCCTTCCTGCAAAATTAAAAGTGACAagataattttctaaaatcgaTTTCTAAAGTGCGATTTTTGGCACTCATAGATTCAGCCATGATTTTACTAAAGAATGTAATGGTGAGATATCGAGCCAATTCtatttgaaataattatttttacagaTGACGATTTGGATAACTCATGACGTCGTAAAAGGTCAAACGATTACAGGACATTTTTCTCCTCATGCCACGTAAGTTGTctccacattttgaaaaataatttatattaTCGACAAATGTATGGTTCTCAGATGGTTAGATGCATAATGGTTCTGTATTAATCAATatcaaagtaaaatataatgaagagaaaaattaaatcaagaaaatGCATTACAGTTTTGATACtctgctttttaacttttttcagaGCAAACTGCATCCTAATgcgatatttttgaaaaatataacacACGATATTCTAAACATTCTCTAATTTCGATGTAATGTGAGAGTTCCACCCTGTAAAAGTTATATTTACCTACATTATTCCTGAAGATTTACTTGTATGAAGTCTCGGAAACAGCTGAAATTGTCATTGAggaatttttgcggaaaaattgtATAATATCCTTCAAATATGCCAAAGTCGGCTATGGAGACGATAGTGTCAAGTAAAAGTGTGAAATATGCCTTAAATTGAGGGATTAGCATGGGAGAAACATTTCTAGAGCGTACCAAAATTACAGATAGAAGTGTTACCATTTTACGTCATAGttattttcgtttatttttgtcaaataaaaaTACTATGATAGCAGAGTGACAAATCTATTAAGACCACACTAGACCTCCAAGCCTCCTGTTTATGTTGCTTGAAAATGCTTTTTTTCGGCGCTGTCTTCTATTCCACTTAGCACTgagggtagagtacctatattgagagagtatggccactgggccccatggagaggcttaggacccaaaaatggcggtgctttattttggtttttgtggatgggaggggggtcattgccaacttttgacggttatcaccaaccgcacttgctgccaaccttactacatctacgataatttttctcaaaaattgcacacgattagccttaaaaatatgtaaagatgtcgcaatagagcatttgggtaaatttctcgttacgataagcaaagaaaactacattttgagtcattttgtatcacattaatttatggcgtccgccatttttgggtcctaagggctccattcagcctaagatggctgagccaatcagaggtggtaacctcagtggccatactctctcaatataggtactctaactgAGGGTTATGACGTAATGTCAACGTCTCTGTCTCCAATTTTGAGGCGCTCTGGTAATTTAGATCCGCTACCTGCTATTCATTTGATTCATggagtcttttaaacctatgctcaatttgaaattttttcacctGGCCCAGAAACACCTGAGAAAAGTGAGGACTTTCTCTCATTAATATTTCTTCAAAGACAATAATTGCAACTGATCTCCAGACTTTAGTCGAGGCTCTCTGAGAGACCCTCTGAGAGGTACCTTATACCTACTCTCATTCATTCGTCCTCTATAAATGTTAGCCCTCCATTCTGATGTTTCCCTGGTTTACTTTCCAGGCATCACAGAATCATAATCGTTGTGCCAACCCAAATCAGACATGTGAATCATATACACCACTACCCACTGAAAGGCCATAAAAGCACGTACTCTCCTCACTATATCTACTACCGGATACCTATCGGTCCGATAAGGCCATACGTGAAATGCACAGCGACGGGCGATCCACGACATCCAGGCCCAGGGAAACCGAGCTACAGCGACTCACCCACGCCACCCCCAAAGGGGAACCAAGGGAACGGGTACAACGACAACAAGAACGTAGACTACAATCAGGATCGACCAGAGGGTGAAGGACCACCCCCTCCACCCGGCTCCGTCGAGGATCGACCCTACTACGATGACGCTTACTCGGACCCTGGCCCAGGGCCTGGACCTGCACCCGGGCTTGGACCCCCACCGGGTCCAGGACCTGCTCCTCAGCTTGGACCCCCACCAGGTCCAGGACCTAGTGGTCCGCCAATCTATGATGGCCCGACGTACAGACCGACTGATCTACCGTTGCCTCCGTACAGGAAGGAATTCAGTAGATTCTCACTGAACGGCCATGGGGGACCTGGAAGTGGCTCTTTCCCAGCCACCGGGATCGGTCACGCCGTCCGTGCGGAGAAGTACTTCCACGACTTCAACAAATTCGATAGCCGACCCAACAAGTTCGCTTCACCTGCCCCTCCATCTTTCGACGACGATTTCCCGACCGACACCCCCGTCGACTTCGATGACTTTAAGGACTTCGATCCACCCCCTAAAAAACCGCGCCGCAAACCCAAACCTACCATCACGAAGGACGGGAAACTCCCGAGCGATTTTCCCTACAAATTCAACCACGAAAAACCCCTCTCTCGGTTCCCGTCGAAGAACAGCTTCAGGCCTCCTACGAGCGTTGACTTCCCACAGGAATCCTCGTATCCTTTCGGGAAAGGAGACAGTCATCCCACAGGTCCAAATCTCCCTTTCGAGGGTAAGAACGCGGGAAATTCAGATACCTACGAGCCTCccaaacagaaaggaactgTAAAACCGATTACGTATGAAGTCCCGACGAATGTCTATTCTAGTCCAGTCTATGAGGACAAAGTTGAGGAGGAGAACGGGGCTAAAGAAGACAATTACGACTACATCAACACGGACGTGGGCCCGAACGAGTTCAACGACAACTACCAATACGTCCATCAGTCAGAGGAACTGAAAGCTCAACTAGGGTTGACAAGTGACGAATCCGATAACTTCCCGTCGGCTGAGTTTCCACCCGAACCACCCAAACCTCACGACACCACAATTCCACCCCCAGGTAATGGTGACTCACCCAATTTCCACCCAAGTCAGCCGGACCCCACTCCGCAACTACCGGAGCCAGACTTCCAGTTCTTTAAAGCGAGCCCTCCGCCTCCGCCGAAGAAGAAGGTGAAATACGTTTCCTACGTCAACGGTCCCTTCTCGAAGCCGTCCCCGCCACCGGATCAGCGAGACCAAAACGAGGTGAAAATCGAGAAGCAGAATTTGATTCCGCTGAAACCGATGATCCTCACGCACGAGGAGTTCTTCAGGTCCCCGCACAAGTCGTACGACAAGGTCATAGGTCACGGCAGGGCTCTCTACTCGGCCAACACCGACTACAAGTTCGACACGCAGATCAATCAAAAGTACGAGATACCATTCGAACCTCACAGGCTTCAGAGTAAAATGGTAACCAAGGAGATGCCGCCCGAAGGTATTAGTAGGAATGCGTCTGATCACCAATCGGACTCTGTCAATTTGAAAGATAGGATCCATCAAATTCATGGCTATGTCCCGAAAGAGTGAAACGCTGCCACCtagctactctgccgtgctaaggaagaacgccgtatgagccttcaaacgttgccaagtttcctccgataaaaaccgaatttactaggaaaattgcgaatattattttcgaaattttcagacgattttgtacgcaatttaatctaaatatctgaaaatttcaaggaaaaatatgcatgaatgatgtaaaaaatacatggtttattaagggaaatttggcaactctcgaatgttcatacggctttcttccttagcacggtggcACTGCGTAGCTTCTTGGATCGCACTAATTTGcaaaggcgaggcgtgaattatcgattattgatatctctccatttgaagtggtagtaaagaatcgattattaaagtgttcgttgcgaacaccctgtctatcgaccCTATTctaataggtttaaatggcagatcaatcgatatgtcgcaaagcacaccaTGCCGCTATtaacctgccgtgctaaggaaaaataacATATGAGCATCAGTCGATGCCAgattttctcaaataaaatatgtatttttcaggaattcTATCAATATTCCTCTTTGCAGCTTTCGATACTGTTGATAACATTGCGTATGCAAATCTCTGAGAACTGAGATAaagatatttacaattttctctgaaatttgtttttcattgaaaacttcGTGACAAACTTCGGGGATTATAttgcgtttttgcttagcacggcaaatTCAGCAAAAAGAGGCTTGgaaatgtgaaatttttcattcataaaagcagcaatttgatttttaactaTGAATGAGTACATGAGCCTATATATTGTAAAAAACGAACTATTTATTAAGGGCATCACTTAAAATTTAtacgtgacccagacctctcctgtacacttaattttttaattttactcacaaggaagatatttttctgtttgttgacaccgtgatcgttgacaccatgctcagggcccatttttgcgttttactgcctgatcacgacgtcaacaatcgttgactccatgatcagatttttggtttgttgacaccatgatcgttgccaccatgcaacgttacctcCACACAATATATATTAATGCCAAGAGATAGAACTTCTCTGACGTGTTAAGAAAGAACACTGTGTAAGCATTAAAAAATGACCAACTttagccctgttttacatgttttgagaaaagttgcacGAGCTCATTCTTCATATTAAGGTTTACTATATGTTCAGCtgcaaatgtatttttttttttaaaaacaagggggaaaaatcagttttacgaaAATTGAGTCGTATCAGAAAACAATTTGGTCATGCCTTATAAGAAGGTATTCATGCTTGAAGAACTATATGTTCATAGGGTTtctgtgcaacatagttccttttagtaaaAACACCTTCAATTTAGTTGATAATATTGATTGAAGTCTAATAGCTTAGTGAATCTTCGGACGTATCCattagaaaaatgcaaaattactATGCGTGTGAGGAAGAAATAAATTTATAATGCACTCGtgataaagaatgaaaaaaaaaacaacagacATTAATAAAGAGTTATTTATAGGAATAgagagaaattttgagaaaaatgtcgTCACAAAATACATTTACTTGCAGTCATTGTGATGATTGTTATACTTCTCTCATGAAATCATAGACTATTTTGTACCATAAATATAGTAAATGATTGTCAAACTATTGGCGATCGATTATTACTGTTATTGTTATAAGTGTTGAATGTACAAAgaataaaaagttgtaaaaTAAAGAACTGCTGTGAACagcagtttttaaaaagaaagagtaTTATTATTGTATTCACTTGTTCTATCCTTATTAtgcaaaaaaaagttacatACCCTTAAAACACCAATTTTAGAAGGAACCTCTGAGAGAGGATTGTGCCATTGTTTATTTGAGCAACTGCAGCTTTACCATGAACTTGTTGACAATCATTCTCTCcggatatatatatatatatatatatatatatatatatattaaaaaatCGCGAAGAATCCGGAATAATTGCGGGCGATCGAATACAAGGTACTCGAGATTCTAATGTACTATTAATATATTTATTCAAGTAAATCGCTTAAACTTACTCGTTAAAGTAACAATTACCTATTCAATTTTAGCTGGATTTTATGAACTGCTTCGTAAGTTAGCGAGACGCGTAATGAGCAGCGTTTTTTCTTGCCATTTTCCCGAGCGTCTGCGGAAGTGATTGTCGGAAGCAGTCTCTCAAGAGGAAAATTTATCTGGGTACCTTCTCTTATTTAAGTCAGATGCGTGTTGGTATTAATATCCTCTATTTTCATGCCTGAGCTCTAGATTTagacggaggggaggggggggggggggttagcaGCGCCAAGAAGGCGTCAAATAACAAGAGAGCGAAGGAACAGAGCGTGGAAATCGCACTGCAAATCTGGAGCCGCGAATGGATTCGTCGTCAAATACGGTGAACTAATACGTTGTATAAAGAAATTGACTTTATTTCTTTTACTCAAGCTGCACTTGTTAGCGCGCAAGCCATTGCGATACAGAGCATGCAAAAATATCggaataaaaaatcatcatGATATTTAAGGATATCATACTTATTTTTACGTCTTTTTAATGTAATACTTAAGTCGGTAGTGGACGTTATCCTTATTAGAAGAATTTTCAATCAACCCGTTTTCCCGCACTCAaggagtcaaaaataaataagttaGTTTCTATTTCTCGAAATCCCTTCAAGTATCTGTGCATATCTCTGCACTTACAAATAGTGGGATAATAGTCAATTTCCCGAATTCGTTCCTTTgaagaaagaagagaagaaaatgagTGTTTCtcgaatgcaactattcgagctctttGGTACGattgttgcctatgcggtgaAATTGAAGGTGAATTTCAAGCGGACGATTTCCAGCAAAGGGTTTACGCATTGTCTGTGAACCACTTGACAAGGCACGGCTTTCGGACATTCTGACACTTCAATCCCGGccaaatttcacgcagaacaccaCTCACGCAACAAAAATAGCTAAAATTAATCCAAAGAGTTCAGTTTTGCGCATCAAGGACAAATGAATACAACGAGTGACACATTTTGCCATTACAAACAGTAAAATTTAGATACTGAGTCTTCTTCAATggttaaatggaccgcgttaccTAGAAATGAAACAAGCCGCACaccagttattgccaaatttaattgggctatttaattttatcttgatttattttgcgagtaTAGCTCTGTTTTCTTAAAGGATGcatgtcattcttgatacgttagAGTGCCTTGAATTTCTTATAACACTTCtgtcgtgaaatagttgcttgaagcgacGTGGCACTCCGCGTCCCGGCCTACGGGCAACCAGCGTTACATGCGCAtagacgcctacaaacctaacagggatacctcacgcattgcgcaatgcgtgaagtatccctgttaggtttgcaggcgtcagcgcgcgtttcgcgccggcagcacgccgcgccgcccgccgcACCGCTGAATGACCCACTAAGTGAGATTTTCTGGTCAGGAAACTTGTATGAATACGGTTGTGCGgagttttgtgcaaatttcagtgaattttctgcacggtacgaagcaaatcccttcaagtttccaaaataattcgcacaaacgttctcttgtaagaaattaaattgctcagattttggcaatagcggatgtAGCTTAATTCCTCTCTGCTAGGCGTGGTTTAAGTCTGAGTGCAACTATGCGTGTTCTTGAGATATCCGCGTTGCATACACCAAAAATCGCAGGCACTCTGGTTTTCTAAGTCACAACGTATGGCTGCGATTTTTACTTCTCAAGGGTTTCCTGGGTTGCATTTACAATCGTGTCTACCATGAACTCCTCGAATTCCGAATGAATCTCACCTGTCATCACGGCAGCATCTCGCATCTCGCATTGAACCATTATTTTCAGTTTATCAATTTACACTAAAAAACAATAATAGCAATAGCAATGGGTCAGACACTACATTTCAATCCTCTATGTCTGGTGTAAAATGTATATGCACGGTTCATCAACAGCTCATAACTTAAAATGAAACCCAAAAAGTAgtgtccacgccaaataagattacgcacttttagactgctaGAGAAGAGCCGCCATCTTGCTccttgtatttattttacatgTAAAAGCGCCGTCAGACGATCTACTGTCATAGCCTAACAGTGTGTGTAGACTTATTTGGCGTAGGCTCTATTAACCaccaaagaaattgaaattaaggaagtatgaaataattttactacgCACTCGTAGCATATACTATACTCGTATGCTAACTAATTGGATGCTTAACCCTCTTTGTCCGAAAGAAACTCAAATGAATACAGATTCACTCAAGCACCACTAACgctatgccgtgctaaggaaaaacgccgtatgaacattcgagagttgccaaatttccccaggtaaaatgttaaattttgaggagggttaagaatattttctcttgaaattttcagataatttagatctgatggtgaataaaattctttgaaaaatcggaggaaaaatatgcacagatATTCATgggaattcatgttttataacaggaaatttggcaacgtccaatggctcatacggcgttcttccttagtacggcagaacgGTCGTGCGAAACATTACAGGATGACGATGCGGGGCTCACTGGACCGTGAACGTTTGTTTTGTTATCGAATTAAACTTAATGGGAGGCTGATCGAATTGAATTTGCTATTATCATCTACGCGGTGAATGATTATTAcgttaattttgcaaaattaataaCACTCCAGGTGTAATATTGCGGACTGTCGATATTTTGAGATAGTTTTCTTTCTGCGACTATGCACCGAAGGTATTATCGAACTTCCTCTCTTGAGGTACCAGCGTTCATTCGAAAATGAATGATTGAAACAGCGTGGATCGTTCTCGTAACAGTTTAAATGTATGCACAAAGATTGTTGCATAATCGGGATAATTGGATAATTTTTGAGAGTGAAGTTCATGTGCATTGGCAAAACTATCTTCTTGAGAAATTGATCGGTTTTTGGAACGAAGTTTGTCAGGCTTTAATTTCCCGTAAAGTGATATGAACCTAGCACTATTCTACCAACCTATTCTACGATTGTCCACTGAATCATGACCTTAATCCGTTCAACAGATCAGTGGGTTTCATATGATCTCTTAAATAATAGTGTAGTCATAACCAATAATATTATTTTTACCAATGTGTGAGTAGTTGTATCAATAcgttagtaaaattaccaatgggTGGGTGAAGACACCACTATTTTTGGTTATGGCCACTAATAATTAAGTCAATAAGAATGAAATTACTCcaacttgtaaaaattaaaatgctcagaaaatacagaaaaactGAAATCTAAACAATAATCGAATGATTTAGTACGAAAAAAACTATTGGGTGCCAAAACACATGTTCATTACACACTTCGAAGGCACCAACTTACCGCATTAGTGTGTGTTTGTTCTCACCGCCCTTATTTTCTAGCCTACATAttgaaaacaatttatttttaacccCAGAATTGCATGTAGCTATAGTTATAGTTTCACTAGTTCATTGTATTTCATAGCTTGTGCATTA is a window from the Bemisia tabaci chromosome 5, PGI_BMITA_v3 genome containing:
- the LOC109037326 gene encoding uncharacterized protein, whose translation is MTAKFTRWIAFMTIWITHDVVKGQTITGHFSPHATHHRIIIVVPTQIRHVNHIHHYPLKGHKSTYSPHYIYYRIPIGPIRPYVKCTATGDPRHPGPGKPSYSDSPTPPPKGNQGNGYNDNKNVDYNQDRPEGEGPPPPPGSVEDRPYYDDAYSDPGPGPGPAPGLGPPPGPGPAPQLGPPPGPGPSGPPIYDGPTYRPTDLPLPPYRKEFSRFSLNGHGGPGSGSFPATGIGHAVRAEKYFHDFNKFDSRPNKFASPAPPSFDDDFPTDTPVDFDDFKDFDPPPKKPRRKPKPTITKDGKLPSDFPYKFNHEKPLSRFPSKNSFRPPTSVDFPQESSYPFGKGDSHPTGPNLPFEGKNAGNSDTYEPPKQKGTVKPITYEVPTNVYSSPVYEDKVEEENGAKEDNYDYINTDVGPNEFNDNYQYVHQSEELKAQLGLTSDESDNFPSAEFPPEPPKPHDTTIPPPGNGDSPNFHPSQPDPTPQLPEPDFQFFKASPPPPPKKKVKYVSYVNGPFSKPSPPPDQRDQNEVKIEKQNLIPLKPMILTHEEFFRSPHKSYDKVIGHGRALYSANTDYKFDTQINQKYEIPFEPHRLQSKMVTKEMPPEGISRNASDHQSDSVNLKDRIHQIHGYVPKE